Proteins from one Drosophila gunungcola strain Sukarami chromosome 2R unlocalized genomic scaffold, Dgunungcola_SK_2 000012F, whole genome shotgun sequence genomic window:
- the LOC128255952 gene encoding methionine--tRNA ligase, cytoplasmic, translating into MIIYTNEGNPLGLQLLMLAKFAKRPVQVQLVNLNDAKYKDLLVLPTLELDNGLRLFSPAAIAKYLLVDEGQLRDEWLEWSATLLAPALAHHMAVGHKADANALPVLNALVKKLDDSLKSSPFLAGDKPSAADIAVWSLLAPDGTLKGAQNVDSLRDWYGRIKALPEVQEVLAEQPLKDLSFNALQQSNRYGGLHHVPLKRLSLADVGKLLVDTTPTVADTVTDEEISAAQAAFTYTAPKEIKEERTVLPKAGERNVLITSALPYVNNVPHLGNIIGCVLSADIYARYSRSAGYNTLLICGTDEYGTATENKALAENLTPREICDKYFELHNAIYRWFGIGFDYFGRTTTQEQTDIVQEAFKDVLKAGYIITESVEQLLCQKCDRFLADRFVEGTCPHPGCGYEDARGDQCDKCGKLVNATELIRPRCKVCNSAPVLRSSDQLFIDLPKSEPQLKEWVDKSEGGWTHNAKVITRAWLKEGLKPRCITRDLKWGIPVPHDGFEKKVFYVWFDAPFGYVSMTKRYTKEYQQWWQPAKGTDVELFQFMAKDNVPFHSVVWPSVLLAINKGHTLVSHIMATEYLNYEDGKFSKSRGIGVFGNDAQETGIPADVWRFYLASARPEGQDSSFSWNDLAARNNSELLNNLGNFVNRALVFCEKNFNSTVPEVAATQDELVLLALINRELRGYINSLEKAKLRDGIRHLLAISRHGNGYMQAQQPWVLLKGNDDQKKRAATIIGLCANIACLLANLLFPYMPSTARTLFGQLNAKQTPLNAEKPLATLLLPAGHKIGKPAPLFAKLEQSFIDELKGKYGGAQETKAAVQNQTRAADLEQAVQAQADKVRQLKASTKDKAVWQPEVTKLLELKKQLEEAKKSAPAPAPAPASTPPNGSQSVQDLEKAIQEQGDKVRKLKGSTKDKAVWQPEVNILLDLKKKLEAAQKAAKASPVAEASAPTASPSADAAQVKALEDKIAQQGEKVRTLKASGDASVWKPEVDTLVALKNQLAALTGVPVAGGQSKGKKKK; encoded by the exons ATGATAATCTACACGAACGAAGGCAATCCGCTGGGACTGCAGCTGCTGATGCTGGCCAAATTCGCCAAGCGGCCGGTGCAGGTGCAGTTGGTTAACCTAAATG ATGCCAAGTACAAGGATTTGCTGGTGCTGCCCACTTTGGAACTGGACAACGGGCTGCGACTGTTCTCGCCGGCTGCCATTGCTAAGTACCTTCTCGTGGACGAGGGACAGCTGCGGGATGAG TGGCTGGAGTGGTCTGCCACGTTGCTGGCTCCCGCATTGGCCCACCACATGGCCGTGGGCCACAAGGCGGATGCCAATGCGTTGCCCGTGCTGAACGCTCTGGTCAAGAAGCTGGATGACAGCCTGAAATCCTCGCCCTTCCTGGCTGGCGACAAACCCAGTGCCGCCGACATCGCCGTATGGTCGCTCCTGGCTCCAGACGGCACCCTTAAGGGCGCCCAGAACGTGGACAGTCTGAGGGATTGGTATGGTAGGATTAAAGCCCTGCCAGAGGTGCAGGAAGTCCTGGCCGAGCAGCCGCTGAAAGATCTATCCTTCAATGCGCTTCAGCAGTCCAATCGGTACGGCGGATTGCATCATGTCCCACTAAAACGCCTCAGCCTGGCGGATGTGGGCAAGCTGCTGGTGGATACCACGCCCACGGTAGCGGATACTGTTACAGATGAGGAGATCTCCGCGGCACAAGCTGCTTTCACATACACAGCTCCCAAGGAAATTAAGGAGGAGCGAACTGTGCTTCCCAAGGCTGGTGAGCGCAACGTGCTCATCACCTCGGCTCTGCCGTACGTCAACAATGTGCCCCATTTGGGCAACATCATTGGTTGTGTCCTGTCTGCGGATATCTATGCCCGTTACTCGCGTTCCGCTGGATACAACACACTGTTGATCTGCGGCACGGATGAGTACGGCACAGCCACAGAGAATAAGGCCTTAGCCGAGAACCTTACTCCTCGAGAGATCTGCGACAAGTACTTTGAACTGCACAACGCCATCTACCGCTGGTTCGGCAttggttttgattattttggaCGCACCACCACCCAAGAGCAAACAGA CATTGTGCAGGAGGCTTTTAAGGATGTCCTAAAAGCTGGCTACATTATCACAGAGAGCGTGGAGCAGTTGCTATGCCAGAAGTGCGATCGCTTTTTAGCTGATCG ATTCGTGGAGGGCACCTGCCCGCATCCTGGGTGTGGATACGAGGATGCCCGTGGCGATCAGTGCGACAAGTGCGGCAAGCTGGTAAATGCCACTGAACTGATCCGACCTCGCTGCAAGGTGTGCAACAGCGCCCCTGTGCTGCGTTCCTCCGATCAGTTGTTCATCGATCTGCCAAAGTCGGAACCACAGCTCAAGGAATGGGTGGACAAGTCGGAGGGAGGATGGACCCACAACGCCAAGGTTATAACGAGAGCGTGGCTAAAGGAGGGTCTCAAGCCGCGATGCATTACCCGCGACCTGAAGTGGGGAATCCCCGTTCCGCATGATGGTTTCGAAAAGAAGGTATTCTACGTGTGGTTCGATGCTCCGTTCGGATATGTGTCCATGACCAAGCGCTACACCAAGGAGTACCAGCAGTGGTGGCAGCCAGCCAAGGGCACGGACGTGGAGCTCTTCCAGTTCATGGCCAAGGACAACGTGCCATTCCACTCGGTGGTGTGGCCCAGTGTCCTGTTAGCTATTAACAAGGGCCACACGCTGGTCTCCCACATCATGGCCACCGAGTATCTGAACTACGAGGACGGCAAGTTCAGCAAGAGCCGTGGTATTGGCGTCTTTGGCAACGATGCTCAGGAGACGGGCATTCCAGCTGATGTGTGGCGTTTCTATTTGGCCTCCGCCCGGCCCGAAGGTCAGGACTCCAGCTTCAGTTGGAACGATCTCGCTGCCCGCAACAACTCGGAGTTGCTGAACAACTTGGGCAACTTTGTGAACCGCGCTTTGGTCTTCTGCGAAAAGAACTTCAACAGCACTGTCCCAGAGGTGGCTGCCACTCAGGACGAACTTGTGCTGCTGGCCTTGATCAACCGTGAGCTACGAGGTTACATCAACTCCCTGGAAAAGGCGAAGCTGCGTGATGGCATCCGTCACCTGCTGGCTATTTCTCGACATGGCAATGGTTACATGCAGGCCCAGCAACCATGGGTGCTGCTTAAGGGCAACGATGATCAAAAGAAGCGTGCGGCCACCATTATTGGACTGTGTGCCAACATTGCCTGCCTCTTGGCCAATCTCCTCTTCCCTTACATGCCATCCACGGCCAGGACATTGTTCGGTCAGCTCAACGCTAAGCAGACGCCTCTAAATGCGGA AAAACCGCTTGCCACTTTGCTACTCCCCGCTGGTCACAAAATCGGCAAACCTGCTCCACTGTTTGCCAAACTTGAGCAGTCGTTTATCGATGAACTCAAGGGCAAGTACGGCGGAGCCCAAGAAACAAAGGCTGCTGTCCAAAACCAAACCAGAGCAGCGGATTTGGAGCAAGCTGTGCAGGCTCAGGCGGATAAAGTGCGTCAGCTGAAGGCGAGCACCAAGGACAAGGCTGTGTGGCAACCCGAGGTGACCAAACTGCTGGAACTCAAGAAGCAGCTGGAGGAGGCTAAGAAGtccgctcctgctcctgctcccgctcccgctTCTACTCCCCCGAATGGCTCACAATCAGTGCAAGATCTGGAAAAGGCTATCCAGGAGCAGGGTGACAAGGTGCGCAAGCTGAAGGGCAGCACAAAAGACAAAGCAGTGTGGCAGCCAGAAGTAAACATTCTGCTGGACCTCAAAAAGAAACTGGAAGCGGCACAAAAAGCAGCCAAGGCATCTCCTGTCGCCGAAGCTTCTGCTCCTACTGCCTCCCCCTCTGCAGACGCAGCCCAAGTCAAAGCATTGGAAGACAAAATTGCTCAGCAGGGCGAAAAGGTCAGGACCCTGAAGGCCTCAGGGGATGCCTCCGTGTGGAAGCCCGAAGTTGACACCCTGGTCGCCCTGAAGAACCAACTGGCGGCACTGACTGGAGTCCCAGTCGCTGGTGGTCAGAGCAAGGGCAAGAAGAAGAAGTAG
- the LOC128255833 gene encoding microtubule-associated protein RP/EB family member 1: MTDLKLTVALTSVNGENMSRHDMLQWVNNMVQGHFKKIEELCSGAAYCQMMEMIFPNCINLKRVKMSAKLEHEYLHNLRLFQEAFNRLKLDKTVPIDRLIKGRFQDNFEFLQWFKKFFDSQAPGLENIKSLANAPVIKPIKPRVFAKEQSPVNASDDALKELIGEMQTLSLRRDDIMEETNQCFNKLRLVEDLVNDMFNDAKHVELCKRIQAVLYKTIDGGINEEPIEVNPDDGGEGAKPADENEGLY; the protein is encoded by the exons ATGACTGACCTTAAGTTAACCGTGGCTTTAACCAGCGTGAATGGGGAGAATATGTCCCGGCACGATATGCTGCAGTGGGTCAACAACATGGTTCAGGGTCACTTCAAGAAGATCGAGGAGCTCTGCTCTG GTGCCGCCTACTGCCAGATGATGGAGATGATCTTTCCCAACTGCATTAACCTGAAGCGCGTGAAGATGAGCGCCAAACTGGAGCACGAGTATCTGCACAATCTTAGGCTCTTCCAGGAGGCTTTCAATCGCCTAAAACTGGACAAAACCGTGCCCATCGATCGTCTGATTAAGGGACGATTCCAAGACAACTTCGAGTTCCTGCAATGGTTCAAGAAGTTCTTTGATTCGCAGGCACCGGGCCTGGAGAACATCAAGTCCTTGGCCAATGCACCGGTGATCAAGCCCATCAAGCCGCGTGTTTTCGCCAAGGAGCAGTCTCCAGTCAACGCCAGTGATGATGCCCTCAAGGAACTGATTGGGGAAATGCAGACCCTTAGCCTGAGGAGAGACGACATTATGGAGGAGACTAACCAGTGCTTCAACAAGTTGCGCTTGGTCGAGGATCTGGTGAACGACATGTTCAACGACGCGAAGCACGTGGAGTTGTGTAAGCGCATTCAAGCGGTGCTCTACAAAACGATAGACGGTGGGATAAACGAAGAACCCATCGAGGTGAATCCGGATGATGGAGGTGAAGGCGCTAAACCCGCGGATGAAAATGAAGGATTGTattag
- the LOC128255832 gene encoding coiled-coil domain-containing protein 130 homolog: protein MGERKGQNKYYPPDYDPKKGGLNKFQGTHALRERARKIHLGIIIIRFEMPYNIWCDGCKNHIGMGVRYNAEKTKVGMYYTTPIFKFRMKCHLCDNHFEIQTDPGNLDYVILSGARRQENRWDPLQNEQVVPETKEVQKRLFDDAMYKLEHQAKDAKAAADAKPVLQKLVERNMTLWDDSYMANCRLRAEFRQQKQEIKGQQEQDRQLLAKSSLDIALLPETSQDREMAALMKLQTKSALERESEQRLELLMRPALPGATATTFGGLKRQKALNSQLQLQDLGIRRRKLDEAKAPTSNAKSQSLVGDYSSSDNDSNG from the coding sequence ATGGGTGAACGCAAGGGTCAGAATAAATACTACCCGCCCGACTATGACCCGAAGAAGGGCGGCCTCAACAAGTTCCAGGGCACCCATGCCCTGCGGGAACGCGCCCGCAAGATCCACCTGGGGATCATCATCATCCGCTTCGAGATGCCCTACAATATCTGGTGCGACGGATGCAAGAACCACATCGGCATGGGAGTGCGCTACAATGCGGAGAAGACCAAGGTGGGGATGTACTACACCACGCCCATCTTCAAGTTCCGGATGAAGTGCCACTTGTGCGATAACCACTTCGAGATTCAGACGGACCCGGGCAATCTAGACTATGTCATACTCTCGGGCGCGCGACGGCAGGAGAACCGCTGGGATCCCCTGCAGAACGAGCAGGTTGTGCCGGAAACCAAAGAGGTGCAGAAGCGCCTCTTCGACGACGCCATGTACAAGCTGGAACACCAAGCCAAGGATGCCAAGGCAGCGGCGGACGCCAAACCGGTGCTCCAGAAGCTGGTAGAGCGCAACATGACTCTCTGGGATGACAGCTACATGGCCAATTGTCGCCTGCGTGCCGAGTTCCGCCAGCAGAAGCAGGAGATCAAGGgccagcaggagcaggaccGCCAGCTGCTGGCCAAAAGCAGTCTGGACATTGCCCTCCTGCCGGAAACCAGTCAGGACCGGGAAATGGCCGCCCTGATGAAGTTGCAGACTAAGTCTGCTCTGGAGAGGGAGTCTGAGCAGCGGCTGGAGCTCCTCATGCGCCCAGCGCTGCCGGGTGCGACAGCTACCACTTTTGGTGGCCTCAAGCGACAAAAAGCGCTAAATAGCCAGCTTCAACTTCAGGATCTGGGCATCCGGCGCCGAAAACTAGACGAAGCTAAAGCCCCCACCTCGAATGCCAAATCCCAGAGCTTGGTGGGCGACTACTCCTCCTCAGACAATGACTCAAATGGCTGA
- the LOC128255831 gene encoding LOW QUALITY PROTEIN: juvenile hormone epoxide hydrolase 1 (The sequence of the model RefSeq protein was modified relative to this genomic sequence to represent the inferred CDS: inserted 1 base in 1 codon), producing MGVTVKILVLLLAIGGGLVYRNVSQLWADLPIPQLDPQQWWGDEAEPKDYAAYLANSSEVIGNRLSYPEKTIADLKSRLNRTLRLTPPLEGVAFEYGFNTDYLKEVVEYWRDDYLPRWREREVFLWQFNHFTTEIQGLRMHFLHLMVYDDNKVGKQHYPVLLLHGWPGSVREFYDLIHLLHQSNLDKNNKYIFNVVVPSLPGYGWSEGTSRKGLGPAQVAVIMRNLMLRLGYDKFFIQGGDWGSIIGSNMATLYPENVLGYHSNLCNNMSPKSLVKGFAASFWPSLFVPSGFEDFFFPKSNELKYLMEESGYFHIQATKPDTIGAALTDNPVGLAAYILEKFSTWTNPSYRSLKDGGLTKRYKMDALLDNLMIYYLTNSITTSQRLYAEQYAQEQQNLRLERVPTKVPTGCARFKSDIMHFLDIQLKDKFTNLVHSTYHKKGGHFAAXEVPKVLYQDFIEFVKTVERKFRIKSL from the exons ATGGGTGTTACGGTTAAAATTCTGGTCTTGTTACTGGCCATTGGCGGCGGGTTGGTCTACAGGAATGTGAGCCAACTGTGGGCCGACTTGCCCATTCCCCAGCTGGATCCTCAGCAGTGGTGGGGCGATGAAGCCGAGCCGAAGGACTATGCCGCCTACCTAGCCAACAGTTCGGAGGTGATTGGCAATAGGCTTAGCTACCCGGAGAAG ACCATTGCTGATTTGAAAAGCCGCCTCAACCGCACCCTGCGCCTAACGCCCCCTCTCGAGGGCGTGGCTTTCGAGTACGGATTCAACACGGATTACCTTAAGGAGGTCGTGGAATACTGGCGTGACGACTACCTGCCTCGTTGGCGCGAACGCGAGGTGTTCCTGTGGCAGTTCAACCACTTCACCACCGAAATTCAGGG GCTACGCATGCACTTCCTCCACCTGATGGTTTACGACGACAACAAAGTGGGCAAGCAGCACTATCcggtgctgttgctgcacgGCTGGCCGGGATCGGTGCGGGAGTTCTACGACCTCATCCATCTGCTGCACCAGAGCAACCTGGACAAGAACAACAAGTACATCTTCAACGTGGTGGTGCCCAGTTTGCCGGGCTATGGCTGGTCGGAG GGCACTTCGAGGAAGGGTCTGGGTCCCGCTCAGGTGGCCGTGATAATGAGGAATCTTATGCTGCGCTTGGGCTACGACAAGTTCTTCATCCAGGGTGGAGATTGGGGCAGCATCATTGGCAGCAACATGGCCACCTTATATCCGGAAAATGTCCTTGGTTACCACTCGAACTTGTGCAACAATATGAGTCCTAAATCCTTGGTTAAGGGTTTTGCGGCCAGTTTTTGGCCCAGTTTGTTTGTGCCCTCCGGCTTTGAGGACTTCTTCTTCCCGAAGTCCAATGAACTGAAGTACCTGATGGAGGAGAGCGGCTACTTCCACATCCAAGCCACCAAACCGGACACCATTGGAGCCGCACTCACGGACAATCCAGTGGGACTGGCCGCCTATATTCTGGAGAAGTTCTCCACGTGGACCAATCCCAGCTACCGATCACTGAAGGATGGAGGACTCACAAAGCGCTACAAAATGGACGCCCTGCTGGACAACCTGATGATCTACTACCTGACCAACTCGATCACCACCTCGCAGCGTCTGTATGCGGAGCAGTACGCCCAGGAGCAGCAGAACTTGCGCCTGGAGAGGGTTCCCACTAAAGTGCCCACGGGATGTGCCCGGTTCAAGAGTGACATCATGCATTTCCTGGACATCCAGTTGAAGGACAAGTTCACGAACCTGGTGCACAGCACCTACCACAAAAAGGGTGGGCACTTTGCCG TGGAGGTGCCAAAGGTGCTCTACCAGGACTTTATCGAGTTTGTAAAGACGGTGGAACGCAAATTTAGAATTAAGTCGCTGTAA